The nucleotide sequence GAAAAGACTTGGctaggaaaaggaaaggttttgGCTTTATGACTTTTCTTTGGTTCTCATTCTTTATGTCTGGTGGATGAACGTTGATCTTCctgctttttattcattcagaTCTCGCCTGGCTGAAATCTCCTTGATGGTGCTGCACCCAGGGTATCTTTCTCTCAAAGATCTCCTCTCTCAGGAAAGACCGTACACTCTGAGGTTTCAAAGAGAACTGAGAAGTCACCTGGACCACCTGCCCACCAGTGCAAGAATTGCCTGCGTATCTTTGACAGGAGTCATCCAGCCCCATCCTGGGTGCCTCTGGTGTAAGCGTATGAAATGTAGCTTCTTAATCTATGGAAACTGTATATATTCCTGAACTCGTCCTTTGCTGGCCCTCCCTCTACTTTAAGAGCAGTGAATCCTCACAACACTTTTGAAACTGGCCTCCACTCATGGCCATTCTGGAGGGTCCATTCTTAGTGGATTACTGAATAATTGCCCTCTGAGTCAGGATTCCCCTCCATGCAGGATTAGATAATGGAGCAATTCTCCTCAGGAAGGCACCTTGAGGTGATTGCATTGTAGGGAGCTTGAAGCCATGAGTATTATCTAGAATTTGGATCTTTTTCGATGGCTGAGCCTCAAAGTTGGGGAGAAATTGATCTCTGAGCCTATAGAGGAGGAACATTATGGAAGAAACTGCATGAGATGTTagtgaagggaaaagaaaatatttcctacCCATTAAAGTAAAAACCAAGCACTGAATCTGACGCCAGATGTAGTGAAGTATAAGAAAAGCCAAAAGTGCTAGGCAGATTACTAACTCCTGTGAGAAAACAAGAAGAAAGCTTCACTGATATTATCACAAATAATATTTTCAACATCATTTAGATGGATTTTGCATTTTGGTTTGGAGCCCTATTGCATTCTCCTATTACGGGGTTTTGCACCACTGTTTTCAGAAAACAGCTCCTCCTGACTCAACTTCCACTAAATATGTAAGAAATCCAATTAACTTTCTAGAAATAAAGTTCCCATAAATTTTCTAGAAAACTTTACATTCCATTTTTAACTGAAAAACTGCCTCAAAATGTTTCCTcacaccaaacatttatttttgtcatttttcatttgtgaaaacAAATATATGACACAAAAGCATGttacttttcagttttccaaaaataatttccctttatTACCTCATGAAATTAAGGTTCACTTGAGCAGATACAGTCAAGACAATAagtaattttctgattttttgaaaaatgccgTTTGTTGTTCGTTAATCACCTGATGACCCGGCACATGGAACCAGGGAGTATTTCTTTGACATCCCATGTCTGGGCAACATTCATGTCCACACATCATTTAAGAATGTTCATAAGGATGGAACAACCATGAGCATTCTTCCTTGTGAAGCAATTATAGAATATTTCTTCTAGGGAGTCTTTGAGCCATGCAAACATCTAACCCATTGTAGGAAAAAGACATGGCCTTCGAAGTatgttataaaaaggaaaaaaacaaaaggtatTAAGTGACCCTTAAAAAAAGCCTAATGTAGGAAAACCTGTGCTTTTCTGCTCCCAGCAGCTCATGTTTCGGAAGCTCTGGTTTAATCAAGCCAAGACTATCTTTTTCTAGCCATAGCCAGCACACTCCCAGAATCCATGAGTCAATCAGAGGTTATTTTCCAGAGCGGACTTAGAGCTCAGTTCAAACGTGCTCCTTCATGGTTGCTGGGAATGACACAAAAGCTTGGGATTAGTTTTTGGAAGCCCAGGGAGGACACAGAAAAGGCTGAGCAAGGGCAAGTGGCCTTGGCGAAGGGAAACCTGGGCCAGCAGCCAGGCACCGCAGACAAAGCAGCTTCCGACTGCATGCGTCAGGGTCTGGTGGGCTTGAAccccctcccctgggaagccaggtGTGGGGTCACCTCATAGAGTTAAGtcaatctgttttcctttttgttttgccagacttaaagaaacaaacaaacaaacaagcccaAATTGGGGGAGGAGTTGTTTCTGCATTTTCCCCACAGCCAGGGTCTCTTTCTGCCCCTTGGGAAGCCCTTCTTTCTTGCTGTGATCCCAGCAGGACGCTAGGTGGCATGGGGGAGCATTCCAACACAAGAGCATCAACACTAACCTGAGAAGTAGCTGCAGGTGAACTAGTTTCCTTACCACTCACTGCTGCCCTCTCACTGGCTGCAGCTTCTGCCACTTCTGCCTTCTGCACATTCGAATCCTCAGAACCAGGAGGCCCTATGTGTCCCAGACTTTCGCTCCCTGGGGTGGAAGGTGGGTTGGTGGTGGCTTTCCGGGTTTGGCCTTTATACCAACTAGGGTAAAACAAGGGATCCGCAGGGTCCGTTGCTGCAGGGACTGGAGTTTCAGACTCTGTGGTCTGCTGAGAGCCAGTGGGCACAACCTCCCCCTTAATTGGGGGCAGATAcattcaaaagtaaaaaaagaggaagaagaagaaaaagcagttgGTTTTAGTTCCCTTTGGGTTTGAAAACAGTGAGCTGTCTGTGCAGTGCCTGATTTAACAAATGTTCTAGTTGATCCCACCCTCTGCAAGTGCTCAGGGAAGGAGAGCTGCCAGGGCTCCTCTGTCTGGGCACCTTCACATGCCCACTCTTGTTTTCTGTGCTTGTCCTTCACTAGATGGTAGGCTGAGACAGACAGCAGATGCCTGAAATGAAGGGTGCTTATAAAATATCTGATAGAGGAGAAAGGTCGATCTATTGGCCACGATTAATATTTTGACATTCTAGGTGGGCTCACCAAACCTCTTTTCTAAAATCTCAAACTGATCTTATTGATCAAATCCAACTCTCATTTAGTTACCACACCTCTTTCAAACTCATGGCAATTGGTATACCCAGAATTTCAAGAGTTGAGGAACTGTAAATCCTCTTTTAGCCTGGCTTCCTATGGAGACTGAATATAGAAGGTAATTCTTTAATTCAGAGTTTCCCCTCTGATATTTTGTTTCTATCGATACTTTCAATCCACTTTGAAAGCAGGTGCAAAACCAGGACACCTTTTTGATGAATCTACATTGCCCACAGACTCCATAAGTCGAGACCTCTCTGCTGAAGGTGTCATGAAGTCAGCACAAAGGCttgaaaactggacagtgacatCGTGGAAACTAAGGGTCAGCCAATCAGATACAGGATTTGGGATGAATTATCTCCTAGGAAATCTCTATAACAGTTCTTTTAACATATAATCTCATCAAATGACAGATATATAGAAAACGAGATGTTTTGTTTGCCCACTTACTGAAAGATGTAGTTATATGTCAGGGTCAGTGACAGGGATAAACTAGCATGACTTCTCTATTTGCTACCTTTATTATCTACAGAAAATTCCAAGTTCTAAAGGTATAGTCATTTTATTTCTCACCCTGTACCCCATAAATGTTTTCAGAGCAGACCCAATCTTCATGACATTGGCTCTCTATGAACTAAGATGTTACACACATAGCCTTCTCCCCTGCACACAAAATTTCCAACTATTGCCTCAGATTTGAGGGTGCTATTGGTCGGAAAATCGCGTTAAACTCAGTCTCACCAACCAATGATAACAAGGAACTGTTGAATCACCCAGTGGACTTTCCCCTCTGACATTGTGACTACTCTGAATTCTTTTGTCTTTCACATACAAATGTCTGGCCTAAAGCTACTCTTTTCTTAAGGCAGAATAAATTGTTTCCGCGATTCAGCAAGGAGGCACACCTGTGCGTCCTGTGGGAGGGAATCAGTGAATGGTTACCTGTGTCACTGGGACATCTGCAGCAGGTGGCAGGGCTGGAGGTGGCTCTGGGGAGAAAACCGGAAATGCCCCTGGGGCAGCCTGGAGCTCTGAGGCCTGCTGAGAGGGCTCCAAGTCTTTCTCTGgactttcctcttctcctgatGACTCTGTTCGaacattttctatctcttccacttctgcttcttccccttctccttcccctccttctcctcctcctccttcttcttctccttcttctgcttcatcttcatcttctggTAAggtaatgtgtttttaaaatcattataatTACCACTGCAGCTATGAAATCAATTAGTGGCCAGTACTTAACAGCCCAGATTAAAGTTGGGCTAGGGAAATCTCCATCAGACACTGGACTATGGCCCAAATACGCCACATTCTAGTTAAATGTGGACAGGAGAAATGTGAAGATGGGCCCAACCATCTCCATCCTCCTTGTTCCCCTCCGCAGTACAAAGTGCAGTCCTTACTACTACTGTCAACTATGAACCTGACCCCCACTCCCAGAGCCTGGCCATATTTATACCATACTTTGTCACATCTGCAAGCTCCTGGAGGGCTGGGGCTGAGATTTTCACTTGTTTATCTGTGTCAGATTAAATGGAAATGcaactctcttccctttctcagaAAACATACAAAACCCTGTCTTGTTTTAATGTCTTACTTCCTCTGTTCAGTGAATGCTGACTTTTGCCACAGTTAATGCCATGACTCTTTTTCTAATACATTGATCTTAATATTCCctcaggaaatattaaggagAGAGGACaatattaagtaatttttttaaaaagatacatccTGAAGACTTGCTTCTAAAGTTacatctcggggcacctgggtggctcagtgggttaaagcctctgcctttggctcaggtcatgatcccagggtcctaggatcgagccctgcatcgggctctctcctcagcagggagcctgcttccccctctctctctgcctgcttctctgcctacttgtgatctctgtcaaataaataaaatcttttaaaaaaataaataaagttacatCTGTATATACTGATATAGCTTCCTGGTTATTGGTGGTCTAGTCAAGGTGTCTTGTCATCTAGATGACCACGATGAATCAAGACCATCAATAACCTTGGTCAGTTCCAAggttattttcctcttttcaatTATTTCATGAGGACTAACTTCCAAGAGGGTGGTCTCTGGACCAAATGGTAGAGATGCATTTATAACTCATGAAATACAGCTGGTCACAGAGAGCCAGTTTTGTTTCCAGGTGTGACTTATTCTGTGACTCATTACTATTCTTGCCCTCTAAAGTCCGATTAAGTGGATGTGCTACAATATCTCTCCAAATgtcttctacattttatttttatctcatccTTAACCTCGCACTTGATAACACTTCACAGTATTGTGGCTGACACCTTGTGTAGGGTTGCTGTTGAgacatcatcatcaccatcaattATTGTTTGCTCAAATGCCCAATAATGGCATTCAAATGGGCACTGTGCTGTGCAAAGTTAAACACTGTCAACCAACTATATGAATCTGTAATGAAATAGAGTTTCACATTGGATTCTGATCCTTGTATAATTGTCGACATCCATTCTGGAGGGGATCCTGAATCCCCTCTTTCTCCTGCTGAACCCAGCTGCAGCTCTCACACACCTGCAACTTTGGCCAAATGgtcacaagaaaaacaaacctctGTAAAAATCAATTTCGCGGatgattttttcttctctattgaGGTTGACTGTGAAGTGGTTCATGTTCTCATAACCATGTTCTATTTTCTCCATCTGAAATGCCTTCGATGCTTCAGAAATTCTGCAACAAAGACAAGTTGCCACTTTCTGTCACAGTCTAATGTTTGATAGCCTCgggtaaaaatgaaaagtatgcatttttccataaaatgaaaattacttaCTTTTGTAACAGGGTTTTGGCATTCTGTGAAAGCAAACAAAAGACAGACCTACTTAAATTCTTTTCATCAAAGACttaattctttcctctgctgACTCTGAAAATCTCAGAGCTTAGTTTCTAAATGCTGTGAATAACTGCTGTTTTATACCAGAACCTTCTTATATTTAAGTGATGTCATGGTCCCTTAAATATATGCTTATGAAGTTGTTTAAACAGATGGAGACATGAATACATAATGAGCTTATATTGTAGTtggtaaaataaatcaaaatgagatatacaggggcgcctgggtggcttagtgggttaagccgctgccttcggctcaggtcatgatctcaggtcctgggatcgagtcccgcatcgggctctctgctcggcagggagcctgcttccctctctctctctgcctgcctctctatctacctgtgatctctctctgtcaaataaataaataaaatcttaaaaaaaaaaaagagagagatatacataaaataacaaaaatatgatGACTTCTCCAGCACCCATCTTCTTGATTAGTTCTATTAGGTACCAAAAGGAGACTTACCTGCAGAAACACTGCCATTTCTGGCTCATCCATGAACTGGATTCCTGATTCAACCAACTTTGACACATTTTCCAAATGATCAGAATACTTTTTGATCAGAGCACGGACATGTTCCAGTTTCTCCTCTTGGGTTCGTGTAATGACTTGggtcatttcatttttcctctcctccaGGATGCCATATAGGTAATCAAACTTCTCACAGAgttcctgtttctgttttctgcagCATTCCTGTTAGTTGGGTTAGCTCATGTTAGAAAGTGTTTGAAAGAGTGTCTATTTGGTGAAATCACCTGGAATGTTTTGGAGGATAAGAAAATTTGCA is from Meles meles chromosome 1, mMelMel3.1 paternal haplotype, whole genome shotgun sequence and encodes:
- the TRIM55 gene encoding tripartite motif-containing protein 55 → MSASLNYKSFSKEQQTMDNLEKQLICPICLEMFTKPVVILPCQHNLCRKCASDIFQASNPYLPTRGGTTVASGGRFRCPSCRHEVVLDRHGIYGLQRNLLVENIIDIYKQESTRPEKKSDQPMCEEHEEERINIYCLNCEVPTCSLCKVFGAHKDCQVAPLTHVFQRQKSELSDGIAVLVGSNDRVQGVISQLEDTCKTIEECCRKQKQELCEKFDYLYGILEERKNEMTQVITRTQEEKLEHVRALIKKYSDHLENVSKLVESGIQFMDEPEMAVFLQNAKTLLQKISEASKAFQMEKIEHGYENMNHFTVNLNREEKIIREIDFYREDEDEAEEGEEEGGGGEGGEGEGEEAEVEEIENVRTESSGEEESPEKDLEPSQQASELQAAPGAFPVFSPEPPPALPPAADVPVTQGEVVPTGSQQTTESETPVPAATDPADPLFYPSWYKGQTRKATTNPPSTPGSESLGHIGPPGSEDSNVQKAEVAEAAASERAAVSGKETSSPAATSQIGFEDPPLQVQAAASGSGNGADSEPARHVFSFSWLNSLNE